A single region of the Pan troglodytes isolate AG18354 chromosome 18, NHGRI_mPanTro3-v2.0_pri, whole genome shotgun sequence genome encodes:
- the FBRS gene encoding probable fibrosin-1 isoform X1: METAAAAAPGPGWAAEGERRRRRCSRRDRDREQRRRRGPGGDAPRALLAAPRGSSSSSSPPPPARPWSSASSGERPGGPRRRRPRPRPRPPRPRARKRPAGSGSRGEEEEEEEEGGADDGEAEEEPEEEEEEEEDLIDGFAIASFATLEALQKDASLQPPERLEHRLKHSGKRKRGGSSGATGEPGDSSDREPGRPPGDRARKWPNKRRRKEASSRHSLEAGYICDAESDLDERVSDDDLDPSFTVSTSKASGPHGAFNGNCEAKLSVVPKVSGLERSQEQPPGPDPLLVPFPPKEPPPPPVPRPPVSPPAPLPATPSLPPPPQPQLQLRVSPFGLRTSPYGSSLDLSTGSSSRPPPKAPAPPVAQPPPSSSSSSSSSSSASSSSAQLTHRPPTPSLPLPLSTHSFPPPGLRPPPPPHHPSLFSPGPTLPPPPPLLQVPGHPGASAANALSEQDLIGQDLNSRYLNAQGGPEVVGAGGSARPLAFQFHQHNHQHQHTHQHTHQHFTPYPPGLLPPHGPHMFEKYPGKMEGLFRHNPYTAFPPAVPGLPPGLPPAVSFGSLQGAFQPKSTNPELPPRLGPVPSGLSQKGTQIPDHFRPPLRKPGKWCAMHVRVAYMILRHQEKMKGDSHKLDFRNDLLPCLPGPYGALPPGQELSHPASLFTATGAVHAAANPFTAAPGAHGPFLSPSTHIDPFGRPTSFASLAALSNGAFGGLGSPTFNSGAVFAQKESPGAPPAFASPPDPWGRLHRSPLTFPAWVRPPEAARTPGSDKERPVERREPSITKEEKDRDLPFSRPQLRVSPATPKARAGEEGPRPTKESVRVKEERKEEAAAAAAAAAAAAAAAAAAATGPQGLHLLFERPRPPPFLGPSPPDRCAGFLEPTWLAAPPRLARPPRFYEAGEELTGPGAVAAARLYGLEPAHPLLYSRLAPPPPPAAAPGTPHLLSKTPPGALLGAPPPLVPAPRPSSPPRGPGPARADR; this comes from the exons ATGGAGACGGCAGCGGCCGCGGCCCCGGGTCCGGGCTGGGCAGCAGAGGGGGAGCGCCGACGGCGGCGCTGCTCGCGCCGAGACCGAGACCGGGAGCAGCGGCGCCGCCGAGGTCCAGGCGGCGACGCGCCCCGGGCCCTGTTGGCCGCCCCGCGCGGCTCCTCGTCCTCGtcgtcgccgccgccgcccgccagGCCTTGGTCGTCAGCTTCGTCTGGAGAGCGGCCTGGGGGCCCGAGACGCCGGCGGCCCCGTCCGAGACCTCGACCCCCGCGACCCCGAGCTCGGAAGCGGCCTGCCGGCTCGGGCAGccgcggggaggaggaggaggaggaggaggaggggggcgCAGACGACGGCGAAGCCGAGGAGGagcctgaggaggaggaagaggaggaggaggacttgATCGATGGCTTCGCCATCGCCAGCTTCGCCACCCTCGAGGCCTTgcag AAGGATGCATCTCTTCAGCCCCCAGAGCGACTGGAACATCGGCTGAAGCATTCTGGGAAGCGGAAGAGGGGGGGCTCCAGTGGGGCCACCGGGGAGCCAGGGGACAGCTCTGATCGAGAGCCTGGCCGGCCCCCTGGGGATCGGGCCCGAAAATGGCCCAATAAGCGGAGAAGAAAAGAG GCGTCCTCCCGTCACTCTCTGGAAGCTGgatacata TGTGACGCGGAAAGTGATCTGGACGAGAGG GTCTCCGATGATGACCTCGACCCATCCTTTACTGTCTCAACCAGCAAAG CCTCGGGCCCCCACGGCGCCTTCAATGGGAACTGTGAAGCAAAACTCTCCGTGGTCCCTAAAGTGTCGGGCCTGGAGCGGAGCCAAGAACAGCCCCCGGGGCCCGACCCGCTGCTAGTGCCTTTCCCCCCAAAGGAACCACCGCCTCCACCGGTCCCTCGGCCTCCTGTCTCACCCCCTGCACCCCTGCCGGCCACTCCCAgtctgccacccccaccccagccccagctgcaGCTTCGGGTCTCACCCTTCGGCCTGCGCACTTCTCCATATGGCAGCAGCCTGGACCTCAGCACTGGCAG CTCTTCACGGCCGCCCCCCAAGGCCCCGGCCCCTCCCGTGGCTCAGCCTCCCCCCTCATCATCCTcttcgtcctcctcctcctcatctgcCTCCTCCTCGTCCGCGCAGCTCACCCACCGGCCCCCGACGCCCTCACTGCCCCTGCCTTTGTCCACCCACAGCTTTCCCCCTCCCGGGCTGCggccccccccaccaccccaccacccctCCTTGTTCTCCCCtggccccaccctgcccccacccccacccctgctgcaGGTGCCAGGGCACCCTGGGGCCTCAGCCGCTAACGCCCTTTCTG AGCAGGACCTGATCGGCCAGGACCTGAACTCTCGCTACCTGAATGCCCAGGGTGGCCCTgaggtggtgggggcagggggctcGGCCCGGCCCCTGGCCTTCCAGTTCCACCAGCACAACCACCAGCACCAGCACACCCACCAGCACACCCACCAGCACTTCACCCCTTATCCCCCGGGCCTGCTGCCACCCCACGGCCCCCACATG TTTGAGAAATATCCAGGAAAGATGGAAGGCCTTTTCCGACataat CCGTACACGGCCTTCCCTCCCGCAGTGCCCGGGCTGCCTCCGGGCCTCCCGCCGGCCGTCTCCTTTGGCTCCCTGCAGGGGGCCTTCCAGCCCAAG AGCACGAACCCTGAGCTGCCACCACGACTGGGGCCGGTGCCGAGCGGGCTCTCCCAGAAGGGGACACAG ATCCCCGACCATTTCCGGCCACCTTTGAGG AAACCAGGGAAGTGGTGTGCCATGCACGTGCGTGTGGCTTACATGATCCTGAGACACCAGGAGAAAATGAAG GGTGACTCCCACAAGCTTGACTTTCGGAACGACCTCCTGCCCTGCCTTCCGGGGCCCTATGGGGCCCTGCCCCCTGGGCAGGAGCTCTCCCACCCGGCCTCCCTCTTCACTGCGACTG GTGCCGTCCACGCTGCAGCCAACCCTTTCACGGCAGCTCCCGGGGCCCACGGACCCTTCCTGAGCCCCAGCACCCACATTG ATCCCTTTGGGCGTCCCACAAGCTTCGCCTCTTTGGCTGCCCTCTCCAACGGGGCCTTTGGAGGCCTGGGCAGCCCCACATTCA ACTCCGGCGCCGTCTTTGCCCAGAAAGAAAGCCCAGGGGCCCCACCAGCCTTCGCCTCCCCACCGGACCCATGGGGCCGCCTGCACCGCAGTCCTCTGACCTTTCCTGCCTGGGTCCGGCCCCCTGAGGCCGCCCGGACTCCAGGCTCAGACAAGGAGCGGCCTGTGGAGCGGAGGGAGCCCTCCATCACCAAGGAGGAGAAGGACAG GGACCTCCCCTTCTCACGGCCCCAGCTCCGAGTTTCTCCTGCTACTCCCAAGGCCCGGGCTGGTGAGGAGGGGCCTCGGCCAACCAAGGAATCTGTGCGGGTAAAGGAAGAGCGGAAGGAGGaggctgccgccgccgccgctgctgctgctgccgccgccgctgccgccgccgcagCAGCCACTGGGCCCCAGGGCCTTCACCTGCTCTTTGAGAGGCCCCGGCCGCCCCCGTTTCTGGGCCCTAGCCCACCAGATCGCTGTGCTGGCTTCCTGGAGCCAACCTGGTTGGCAGCACCCCCACGCCTGGCAAGGCCACCCCGCTTCTATGAGGCGGGTGAGGAGCTAACTGGACCCGGGGCCGTGGCCGCTGCCCGCCTCTACGGTCTGGAACCTGCTCACCCCTTGCTCTACAGCCGCTTGGCTCCTCCACCACCACCTGCTGCGGCCCCGGGAACCCCTCACCTTCTCAGCAAGACCCCACCGGGAGCCCTTTTGGGGGCACCACCTCCGCTTGTGCCCGCCCCCCGGCCCAGTTCCCCACCTAGGGGCCCTGGCCCAGCTCGGGCTGACAGGTGA
- the FBRS gene encoding probable fibrosin-1 isoform X3, translating to METAAAAAPGPGWAAEGERRRRRCSRRDRDREQRRRRGPGGDAPRALLAAPRGSSSSSSPPPPARPWSSASSGERPGGPRRRRPRPRPRPPRPRARKRPAGSGSRGEEEEEEEEGGADDGEAEEEPEEEEEEEEDLIDGFAIASFATLEALQKDASLQPPERLEHRLKHSGKRKRGGSSGATGEPGDSSDREPGRPPGDRARKWPNKRRRKEASSRHSLEAGYICDAESDLDERVSDDDLDPSFTVSTSKASGPHGAFNGNCEAKLSVVPKVSGLERSQEQPPGPDPLLVPFPPKEPPPPPVPRPPVSPPAPLPATPSLPPPPQPQLQLRVSPFGLRTSPYGSSLDLSTGSSSRPPPKAPAPPVAQPPPSSSSSSSSSSSASSSSAQLTHRPPTPSLPLPLSTHSFPPPGLRPPPPPHHPSLFSPGPTLPPPPPLLQVPGHPGASAANALSEQDLIGQDLNSRYLNAQGGPEVVGAGGSARPLAFQFHQHNHQHQHTHQHTHQHFTPYPPGLLPPHGPHMFEKYPGKMEGLFRHNPYTAFPPAVPGLPPGLPPAVSFGSLQGAFQPKSTNPELPPRLGPVPSGLSQKGTQKPGKWCAMHVRVAYMILRHQEKMKGDSHKLDFRNDLLPCLPGPYGALPPGQELSHPASLFTATGAVHAAANPFTAAPGAHGPFLSPSTHIDPFGRPTSFASLAALSNGAFGGLGSPTFNSGAVFAQKESPGAPPAFASPPDPWGRLHRSPLTFPAWVRPPEAARTPGSDKERPVERREPSITKEEKDRDLPFSRPQLRVSPATPKARAGEEGPRPTKESVRVKEERKEEAAAAAAAAAAAAAAAAAAATGPQGLHLLFERPRPPPFLGPSPPDRCAGFLEPTWLAAPPRLARPPRFYEAGEELTGPGAVAAARLYGLEPAHPLLYSRLAPPPPPAAAPGTPHLLSKTPPGALLGAPPPLVPAPRPSSPPRGPGPARADR from the exons ATGGAGACGGCAGCGGCCGCGGCCCCGGGTCCGGGCTGGGCAGCAGAGGGGGAGCGCCGACGGCGGCGCTGCTCGCGCCGAGACCGAGACCGGGAGCAGCGGCGCCGCCGAGGTCCAGGCGGCGACGCGCCCCGGGCCCTGTTGGCCGCCCCGCGCGGCTCCTCGTCCTCGtcgtcgccgccgccgcccgccagGCCTTGGTCGTCAGCTTCGTCTGGAGAGCGGCCTGGGGGCCCGAGACGCCGGCGGCCCCGTCCGAGACCTCGACCCCCGCGACCCCGAGCTCGGAAGCGGCCTGCCGGCTCGGGCAGccgcggggaggaggaggaggaggaggaggaggggggcgCAGACGACGGCGAAGCCGAGGAGGagcctgaggaggaggaagaggaggaggaggacttgATCGATGGCTTCGCCATCGCCAGCTTCGCCACCCTCGAGGCCTTgcag AAGGATGCATCTCTTCAGCCCCCAGAGCGACTGGAACATCGGCTGAAGCATTCTGGGAAGCGGAAGAGGGGGGGCTCCAGTGGGGCCACCGGGGAGCCAGGGGACAGCTCTGATCGAGAGCCTGGCCGGCCCCCTGGGGATCGGGCCCGAAAATGGCCCAATAAGCGGAGAAGAAAAGAG GCGTCCTCCCGTCACTCTCTGGAAGCTGgatacata TGTGACGCGGAAAGTGATCTGGACGAGAGG GTCTCCGATGATGACCTCGACCCATCCTTTACTGTCTCAACCAGCAAAG CCTCGGGCCCCCACGGCGCCTTCAATGGGAACTGTGAAGCAAAACTCTCCGTGGTCCCTAAAGTGTCGGGCCTGGAGCGGAGCCAAGAACAGCCCCCGGGGCCCGACCCGCTGCTAGTGCCTTTCCCCCCAAAGGAACCACCGCCTCCACCGGTCCCTCGGCCTCCTGTCTCACCCCCTGCACCCCTGCCGGCCACTCCCAgtctgccacccccaccccagccccagctgcaGCTTCGGGTCTCACCCTTCGGCCTGCGCACTTCTCCATATGGCAGCAGCCTGGACCTCAGCACTGGCAG CTCTTCACGGCCGCCCCCCAAGGCCCCGGCCCCTCCCGTGGCTCAGCCTCCCCCCTCATCATCCTcttcgtcctcctcctcctcatctgcCTCCTCCTCGTCCGCGCAGCTCACCCACCGGCCCCCGACGCCCTCACTGCCCCTGCCTTTGTCCACCCACAGCTTTCCCCCTCCCGGGCTGCggccccccccaccaccccaccacccctCCTTGTTCTCCCCtggccccaccctgcccccacccccacccctgctgcaGGTGCCAGGGCACCCTGGGGCCTCAGCCGCTAACGCCCTTTCTG AGCAGGACCTGATCGGCCAGGACCTGAACTCTCGCTACCTGAATGCCCAGGGTGGCCCTgaggtggtgggggcagggggctcGGCCCGGCCCCTGGCCTTCCAGTTCCACCAGCACAACCACCAGCACCAGCACACCCACCAGCACACCCACCAGCACTTCACCCCTTATCCCCCGGGCCTGCTGCCACCCCACGGCCCCCACATG TTTGAGAAATATCCAGGAAAGATGGAAGGCCTTTTCCGACataat CCGTACACGGCCTTCCCTCCCGCAGTGCCCGGGCTGCCTCCGGGCCTCCCGCCGGCCGTCTCCTTTGGCTCCCTGCAGGGGGCCTTCCAGCCCAAG AGCACGAACCCTGAGCTGCCACCACGACTGGGGCCGGTGCCGAGCGGGCTCTCCCAGAAGGGGACACAG AAACCAGGGAAGTGGTGTGCCATGCACGTGCGTGTGGCTTACATGATCCTGAGACACCAGGAGAAAATGAAG GGTGACTCCCACAAGCTTGACTTTCGGAACGACCTCCTGCCCTGCCTTCCGGGGCCCTATGGGGCCCTGCCCCCTGGGCAGGAGCTCTCCCACCCGGCCTCCCTCTTCACTGCGACTG GTGCCGTCCACGCTGCAGCCAACCCTTTCACGGCAGCTCCCGGGGCCCACGGACCCTTCCTGAGCCCCAGCACCCACATTG ATCCCTTTGGGCGTCCCACAAGCTTCGCCTCTTTGGCTGCCCTCTCCAACGGGGCCTTTGGAGGCCTGGGCAGCCCCACATTCA ACTCCGGCGCCGTCTTTGCCCAGAAAGAAAGCCCAGGGGCCCCACCAGCCTTCGCCTCCCCACCGGACCCATGGGGCCGCCTGCACCGCAGTCCTCTGACCTTTCCTGCCTGGGTCCGGCCCCCTGAGGCCGCCCGGACTCCAGGCTCAGACAAGGAGCGGCCTGTGGAGCGGAGGGAGCCCTCCATCACCAAGGAGGAGAAGGACAG GGACCTCCCCTTCTCACGGCCCCAGCTCCGAGTTTCTCCTGCTACTCCCAAGGCCCGGGCTGGTGAGGAGGGGCCTCGGCCAACCAAGGAATCTGTGCGGGTAAAGGAAGAGCGGAAGGAGGaggctgccgccgccgccgctgctgctgctgccgccgccgctgccgccgccgcagCAGCCACTGGGCCCCAGGGCCTTCACCTGCTCTTTGAGAGGCCCCGGCCGCCCCCGTTTCTGGGCCCTAGCCCACCAGATCGCTGTGCTGGCTTCCTGGAGCCAACCTGGTTGGCAGCACCCCCACGCCTGGCAAGGCCACCCCGCTTCTATGAGGCGGGTGAGGAGCTAACTGGACCCGGGGCCGTGGCCGCTGCCCGCCTCTACGGTCTGGAACCTGCTCACCCCTTGCTCTACAGCCGCTTGGCTCCTCCACCACCACCTGCTGCGGCCCCGGGAACCCCTCACCTTCTCAGCAAGACCCCACCGGGAGCCCTTTTGGGGGCACCACCTCCGCTTGTGCCCGCCCCCCGGCCCAGTTCCCCACCTAGGGGCCCTGGCCCAGCTCGGGCTGACAGGTGA
- the FBRS gene encoding probable fibrosin-1 isoform X2 encodes METAAAAAPGPGWAAEGERRRRRCSRRDRDREQRRRRGPGGDAPRALLAAPRGSSSSSSPPPPARPWSSASSGERPGGPRRRRPRPRPRPPRPRARKRPAGSGSRGEEEEEEEEGGADDGEAEEEPEEEEEEEEDLIDGFAIASFATLEALQKDASLQPPERLEHRLKHSGKRKRGGSSGATGEPGDSSDREPGRPPGDRARKWPNKRRRKEASSRHSLEAGYIVSDDDLDPSFTVSTSKASGPHGAFNGNCEAKLSVVPKVSGLERSQEQPPGPDPLLVPFPPKEPPPPPVPRPPVSPPAPLPATPSLPPPPQPQLQLRVSPFGLRTSPYGSSLDLSTGSSSRPPPKAPAPPVAQPPPSSSSSSSSSSSASSSSAQLTHRPPTPSLPLPLSTHSFPPPGLRPPPPPHHPSLFSPGPTLPPPPPLLQVPGHPGASAANALSEQDLIGQDLNSRYLNAQGGPEVVGAGGSARPLAFQFHQHNHQHQHTHQHTHQHFTPYPPGLLPPHGPHMFEKYPGKMEGLFRHNPYTAFPPAVPGLPPGLPPAVSFGSLQGAFQPKSTNPELPPRLGPVPSGLSQKGTQIPDHFRPPLRKPGKWCAMHVRVAYMILRHQEKMKGDSHKLDFRNDLLPCLPGPYGALPPGQELSHPASLFTATGAVHAAANPFTAAPGAHGPFLSPSTHIDPFGRPTSFASLAALSNGAFGGLGSPTFNSGAVFAQKESPGAPPAFASPPDPWGRLHRSPLTFPAWVRPPEAARTPGSDKERPVERREPSITKEEKDRDLPFSRPQLRVSPATPKARAGEEGPRPTKESVRVKEERKEEAAAAAAAAAAAAAAAAAAATGPQGLHLLFERPRPPPFLGPSPPDRCAGFLEPTWLAAPPRLARPPRFYEAGEELTGPGAVAAARLYGLEPAHPLLYSRLAPPPPPAAAPGTPHLLSKTPPGALLGAPPPLVPAPRPSSPPRGPGPARADR; translated from the exons ATGGAGACGGCAGCGGCCGCGGCCCCGGGTCCGGGCTGGGCAGCAGAGGGGGAGCGCCGACGGCGGCGCTGCTCGCGCCGAGACCGAGACCGGGAGCAGCGGCGCCGCCGAGGTCCAGGCGGCGACGCGCCCCGGGCCCTGTTGGCCGCCCCGCGCGGCTCCTCGTCCTCGtcgtcgccgccgccgcccgccagGCCTTGGTCGTCAGCTTCGTCTGGAGAGCGGCCTGGGGGCCCGAGACGCCGGCGGCCCCGTCCGAGACCTCGACCCCCGCGACCCCGAGCTCGGAAGCGGCCTGCCGGCTCGGGCAGccgcggggaggaggaggaggaggaggaggaggggggcgCAGACGACGGCGAAGCCGAGGAGGagcctgaggaggaggaagaggaggaggaggacttgATCGATGGCTTCGCCATCGCCAGCTTCGCCACCCTCGAGGCCTTgcag AAGGATGCATCTCTTCAGCCCCCAGAGCGACTGGAACATCGGCTGAAGCATTCTGGGAAGCGGAAGAGGGGGGGCTCCAGTGGGGCCACCGGGGAGCCAGGGGACAGCTCTGATCGAGAGCCTGGCCGGCCCCCTGGGGATCGGGCCCGAAAATGGCCCAATAAGCGGAGAAGAAAAGAG GCGTCCTCCCGTCACTCTCTGGAAGCTGgatacata GTCTCCGATGATGACCTCGACCCATCCTTTACTGTCTCAACCAGCAAAG CCTCGGGCCCCCACGGCGCCTTCAATGGGAACTGTGAAGCAAAACTCTCCGTGGTCCCTAAAGTGTCGGGCCTGGAGCGGAGCCAAGAACAGCCCCCGGGGCCCGACCCGCTGCTAGTGCCTTTCCCCCCAAAGGAACCACCGCCTCCACCGGTCCCTCGGCCTCCTGTCTCACCCCCTGCACCCCTGCCGGCCACTCCCAgtctgccacccccaccccagccccagctgcaGCTTCGGGTCTCACCCTTCGGCCTGCGCACTTCTCCATATGGCAGCAGCCTGGACCTCAGCACTGGCAG CTCTTCACGGCCGCCCCCCAAGGCCCCGGCCCCTCCCGTGGCTCAGCCTCCCCCCTCATCATCCTcttcgtcctcctcctcctcatctgcCTCCTCCTCGTCCGCGCAGCTCACCCACCGGCCCCCGACGCCCTCACTGCCCCTGCCTTTGTCCACCCACAGCTTTCCCCCTCCCGGGCTGCggccccccccaccaccccaccacccctCCTTGTTCTCCCCtggccccaccctgcccccacccccacccctgctgcaGGTGCCAGGGCACCCTGGGGCCTCAGCCGCTAACGCCCTTTCTG AGCAGGACCTGATCGGCCAGGACCTGAACTCTCGCTACCTGAATGCCCAGGGTGGCCCTgaggtggtgggggcagggggctcGGCCCGGCCCCTGGCCTTCCAGTTCCACCAGCACAACCACCAGCACCAGCACACCCACCAGCACACCCACCAGCACTTCACCCCTTATCCCCCGGGCCTGCTGCCACCCCACGGCCCCCACATG TTTGAGAAATATCCAGGAAAGATGGAAGGCCTTTTCCGACataat CCGTACACGGCCTTCCCTCCCGCAGTGCCCGGGCTGCCTCCGGGCCTCCCGCCGGCCGTCTCCTTTGGCTCCCTGCAGGGGGCCTTCCAGCCCAAG AGCACGAACCCTGAGCTGCCACCACGACTGGGGCCGGTGCCGAGCGGGCTCTCCCAGAAGGGGACACAG ATCCCCGACCATTTCCGGCCACCTTTGAGG AAACCAGGGAAGTGGTGTGCCATGCACGTGCGTGTGGCTTACATGATCCTGAGACACCAGGAGAAAATGAAG GGTGACTCCCACAAGCTTGACTTTCGGAACGACCTCCTGCCCTGCCTTCCGGGGCCCTATGGGGCCCTGCCCCCTGGGCAGGAGCTCTCCCACCCGGCCTCCCTCTTCACTGCGACTG GTGCCGTCCACGCTGCAGCCAACCCTTTCACGGCAGCTCCCGGGGCCCACGGACCCTTCCTGAGCCCCAGCACCCACATTG ATCCCTTTGGGCGTCCCACAAGCTTCGCCTCTTTGGCTGCCCTCTCCAACGGGGCCTTTGGAGGCCTGGGCAGCCCCACATTCA ACTCCGGCGCCGTCTTTGCCCAGAAAGAAAGCCCAGGGGCCCCACCAGCCTTCGCCTCCCCACCGGACCCATGGGGCCGCCTGCACCGCAGTCCTCTGACCTTTCCTGCCTGGGTCCGGCCCCCTGAGGCCGCCCGGACTCCAGGCTCAGACAAGGAGCGGCCTGTGGAGCGGAGGGAGCCCTCCATCACCAAGGAGGAGAAGGACAG GGACCTCCCCTTCTCACGGCCCCAGCTCCGAGTTTCTCCTGCTACTCCCAAGGCCCGGGCTGGTGAGGAGGGGCCTCGGCCAACCAAGGAATCTGTGCGGGTAAAGGAAGAGCGGAAGGAGGaggctgccgccgccgccgctgctgctgctgccgccgccgctgccgccgccgcagCAGCCACTGGGCCCCAGGGCCTTCACCTGCTCTTTGAGAGGCCCCGGCCGCCCCCGTTTCTGGGCCCTAGCCCACCAGATCGCTGTGCTGGCTTCCTGGAGCCAACCTGGTTGGCAGCACCCCCACGCCTGGCAAGGCCACCCCGCTTCTATGAGGCGGGTGAGGAGCTAACTGGACCCGGGGCCGTGGCCGCTGCCCGCCTCTACGGTCTGGAACCTGCTCACCCCTTGCTCTACAGCCGCTTGGCTCCTCCACCACCACCTGCTGCGGCCCCGGGAACCCCTCACCTTCTCAGCAAGACCCCACCGGGAGCCCTTTTGGGGGCACCACCTCCGCTTGTGCCCGCCCCCCGGCCCAGTTCCCCACCTAGGGGCCCTGGCCCAGCTCGGGCTGACAGGTGA